tggacctcattcaccaatttgtaaacaaacaacatttagccacgtggttctctaactcttctatacaatttacgcaatccataaaggatGTCACgtgataggtttttttttttcattgtcttaTCAATGTTgtcacgtggcaaaatgttgtttgtttacgattggtgaatgaggtcgaTTGAAGACATATCAACATCGTATTATTTCATTAAACTAGTTATGCATTCTTATTATTGTGAAGGTTTGATAAATTGAAAACAATgttacagaaataaaaacttaatataaacttttgcTAAAACTATTGcgtgatatatttatttttatttttaaagactgAAAAAGAACCTGATActgttatttatttgaaatgctttaaaaaaatctatatcaTTTCTTTATAAGATGGGTGTGATACTAATTGGTTCGGATCCAAGTGCCAATACCAATGTCATTGCCAACAGCAGTGTGATACTAAAGGCAATTGCCAAGGCTCATGTGAAATAGGCTGGTTTGGATACAAGTGTCATTATCGTAGGTTCggttaaatgttttaaaaagtgtttatagaattaattattgtaatagtttattgtaattattttatgatTAAAATTTATCAAAGATTATAAGTCTtcggaaaaaaaagtttatttagtttTGCTATTGTTCATCTGGAAAAtacactagaataaaatttctTCATATTACTAAATTACTTGCGTTACGATTATTTTAAAGCCGAGTGCAATAATTGCAATACGctcagaaaaaacaaaattttaaaaagaaaacttatttCTCAACTAGATATAGAAGCACTTGAACTTTATTTGAGTATTTagagattacaaaaaaaaaaaaaaatgaaaaaattacaaacttGATATTATGTATCATTTAGTTAGGATCAGACATGTAATTCAATTTGTGATTGGTGGTGGAAGAAAGGTGTATCTTTGTTAATGTAACCGTGATCGCATTTTAGATGCATAACAAGAAACGTGTTTACTCAGGGTACAAGAGGACTAAACTAACTGATACCACCTCATTTGTCAAGTATGACTTCTTTCCCCTTttctataccaaacaaaatattgttagggtgtggaagaaataacgcgtacaaactttttttatcagacagacagatggagtgagtttatataagctttgtaaaaaaacaaatgtaatttatgaaagtgtatattttaatAGAGCTTGTTATATACTAGAGATATTCATTTAAGATTGTATAATTAAGAATATTATTCGTAACACAATTCAATACTAACTTTTTACGCTTTATTACATAGGTGATGTTTCTTCATTAGATGTCATTGAAATTCAAGCCACGGATGAACGtatgtttcaaattttaaaagacAACAATGACAACACATGTGTCAATACCGAAGCGATAACTATTGAGTGGAAAAGGTTTTATGCCATACACTGGACACGAGTGGTTGTTACTGATCCAGGTTAGGTTACTGTGTTTTGTTGAAGTTTTAAATGTATATGGTAAAAGCTAATGTGTAAATAGATTTTAGAAGATTATGCATCATATCATCCAAGGCCCAGTGTAGCACCCTCTTTCTTGGGCATTTTAGGCATTCATATTTGGTACATTTACAGTTATACCATATTCATTAAGTCTCTTTTATGTGTTCTAAATCTCTTTTTAAATGAAGTACCTGCTGTTTTAGTtaagtttaaataaattataaacaaaaatacaaagagagtttgtgttattacATAAACTCAGACGAtagataaaaaatatgtatatacatttaatatacatatatatatatatatatatatatagtggcgtagctagggtgggggagaagGGAGAGAATTATTTACTTGAGGCGGaccccaaaatgagtgttctttacattaaaaaaataatacgcgAAATGCAGGGGCCAACAAAGACGTCAAACccccagggcccccaaatgatgggaaattcatagctacgcccctatatatttatatataatagcTGATGACATTACAACGCTAAACCACAGGTGACTATTTTCTAGCTCCCAAATTCTTCAAATCCCTTTATTTTTTGGTCTCATACATCCTACAAACAATGGGCTCGCAACAGCCTATTATTAGAGTATCCACAAGCGCTTCTTAGGATCATCCTCTTCCTGTGGAAATAGTTTAAATGAGGAAACATCCCAGTATGTTGCTAGGCAGTAGAAGCAATTAGAGAAGCGATACAGGTTCCTAGTCATACACAGGGCCTGTCCTTACGTCACTGCAATCTATGCGGTTGCTTTCATAAAATCCCGCGCTAATTCTTGGTGTAAAATATTagattaaaccatttttaattaTAACACGGTTCCCGCGGCTTCCTGATTTTCCAGCAGCTCCTTCCTGTAAATTTCCTGAAATTGCGAAATATAAAAGAAAGTCTGAAAATCTACTGACATTATTATAATATCCTGAAaattcataaaaatctcctgaaaaatagacaaaattgtccttTTGGGTTGTCATCGTATATGGAAAACGCAAAGTCTACGCGCGAAAAAAAATCGGcaatgtcatctttcatttcttaaaaatgtaatgcaaagatgaatttatttattctctaataaaatatcttaatttTCAGTTACTATCCTTATCCCTAACGCGCAATTCGTTTTACATGGGGCCCGCAATAGTTATGGCAGGCCCTGGTTATACATAGGACTGAAAGCTGTTTAAAAACGTATTATTTTCCAGCTTTGTTGTATAACGACCTTCACGTTTTCTCTCGAGAAGTACGATCGGACAAAGAACAAGAAGTCAACATAACAGCTTCTATTGTACACAATacttctatagatctatacttcACAATAAAAACTTTGGCAAGGTTTATCTTGAGAAGTAAGAGCAACGTGAATCTTGGGATTTGTTCCATGTGGATAAGTGGAGGTAAGCTTTGATCAATAGAAAAGGttgagaaaaagtaaagtatataCAGTGAATATACACTCATGATTAAATAACTGGTGTGACACTTTCAAATAAAACTTCCAAGAACAGAAGGAAATActtatgtaatatatatgtgcatatatatatatatataggacgTAACGTTGCTTTGAAACAAGTTACTAAACAGAGCAGTGTATTAGGGATGTCACAGTCAAATAATGCAGTGGATGGAAATAGGAAAACTTGCTCAAGAACTGATCCCCAAGATGGCTCACCACATTGGAGTATAACATTTGCAATACCATACCCCATCAGAAACTTTGCGCTACACTTTGAAGGTAAAATAATTATACACGTTTACAGATTAGATAATTCTGTATTCGTCCGATATTTGTCTTTGCCAATACAAACCCTTATATAACCTTTACTATTACTATTTTACCACTAGTGTACTATATCTTTAAGCATAATGTTTGACCATACAAAACAATTCCATGTGATAAATACTCTACATCGGCCTCTATGGTCGAATCCTCTCTCCTCTGTCGTAATGTTGAATGTTTAAGTCTGGACTAGGATATCATAGTATTGCTTCCTCTAGATACATCAGAAACATAACTAAAGATGGACAATTCGCAATATTCACTTAATATTGGTCTAGAGGGGTGTGAATAATTTTGTAGATAATTCTACTTTCACATAAGGaataaattgtatatgttttatGCTGGGGGATATGCTATTTTGTTTGAATCTTACTGAGCATAAATACGAATATGATTATTTTAACGCCACAATCAGCAATATAGTAGTCTCGTGGTAAAAATACTTTCATTTTACATTGTATAACATGTCCATGGAATGTTAGAAATGACGCTATTTCAGCATTttgcaataataatataatcttgAAGCACATTAAATTTAGCCATTTTTCTCCAATCTATTTGAGTCAGTTTAGCTTTCAATGAATAAGATAGAATGAAATGGTAGTATTACTATTATGCCTAATAGTAATATTTTAGGATAATATTGTTATCGTTGTTGACACTAATTTACAGCGAAGAACAGATTGTATATGTATACAATGAAGTCAATCAACGAACATGGTCAAGATGTTGGTGCATATACAAGTACATATAAGGACGACTTAGATGAATTGATTTCAGCAAAAACAGTAATGGTAAAGTCTATCAAAGTCCAAGTTGACCATAAACTAACAGGAGACGGGTCTCTAGTAATATGCGAATTTGAAGCTTATACAGGTATGTCATTTTATTAATTCAAAGTTAAAATACATTTACTACAAATAATGCAATGTACTTACTACtagtattaaaaacaaacaatgtgaGTGTGTCTTATAAATAAACTAATCGCGTCTTGGGTCCACGATGTTTTTCTAATTACTTTTGAAGTTTTTTCATAAGAAGTTgctaatattgtttttataataattaaagtTATTATCTGATGTATTTTTGTAGTGCGGGAAAATAGTGAAGATTATGAAGTTGCCGTATCATTTTAATATTGATATTGAATTCAGGGTACCGAAATGTGATAAATATACAAGGTAGCACCTGAATTAACTgcctttttacaaagcgtataaaaattcactctatctgtctgtctatctgtcggtctgtctgtctggtaaaaggtttaaaagtataaatatgGATTTAATTCCTTTGTTACGTTTTGACATCtatttttctcccatttcccattctcggtgAATACAAAACtgataaattatttattgtacatgaCAAGAAATtaatcaatccaaaaaaaaacaaaaaaaaaaaaaacaagcacctAATTAGTTGATTACTTGTTTCCAACTCTTGGATcatgttgaaattttgcataattattaacAGTCGATGATAATACACGAATCAtccaaaaaattaacaattaaattaattaattagtgcttgaattattaattttgttctatttaaaagaaagggagctaaactcCCTGCCCTTGTCTGATAAATTATCGGTGGTTTCCCTTCGATAAGATTAGTTCGTAAACAGTAATTGTTTTTGCTATAGCCTGTTTAATAGATGCACTGACTTAGAAATGgtgattacattttatttttgttaaattcaATCTACATCATTGCCTTGAAACAAATTACACTGGTACACTAATATCTACAGCCCTGTGAAT
The DNA window shown above is from Biomphalaria glabrata chromosome 5, xgBioGlab47.1, whole genome shotgun sequence and carries:
- the LOC129926216 gene encoding uncharacterized protein LOC129926216 produces the protein MGVILIGSDPSANTNVIANSSDVSSLDVIEIQATDERMFQILKDNNDNTCVNTEAITIEWKRFYAIHWTRVVVTDPALLYNDLHVFSREVRSDKEQEVNITASIVHNTSIDLYFTIKTLARFILRSKSNVNLGICSMWISGGRNVALKQVTKQSSVLGMSQSNNAVDGNRKTCSRTDPQDGSPHWSITFAIPYPIRNFALHFEAKNRLYMYTMKSINEHGQDVGAYTSTYKDDLDELISAKTVMVKSIKVQVDHKLTGDGSLVICEFEAYTECPPMKWGLE